In Maridesulfovibrio sp., the following proteins share a genomic window:
- the traI gene encoding TraI/MobA(P) family conjugative relaxase translates to MISRRISCKPQNDNYRRLADYIADAKHKGEKTLMSWCAGCWAGEDYELAIQEVLDTQDLNQRTGKEKTYHLIVSFRPEDEYVLTEKNFKEIEQEFSKALGFEEHQRHCGVHKNTNNIHMHIAYNMIHPEKLTRHEPYRDFYKRDRLHRELELKFGLKFDNGRKKDQEPKRSNDRAATYEAHSGQQSFDSYVKERKDFILKSLDKAQDWHQFHMSLAEIGIEVRLRGNGCSIKDRHSKTAIKASRLDRNFTKSKLEAQLGHYQNTNGIVVSEKDRYVARPLHKHQGELYAEYRAAVTGRKKAYEVLREEQDGCWKQTSSYWDGKIKALKNDKKLRIKDRSRLIALAAGRKTEAIEALKKEMSGKRAELRQQTPFNRWNDFLKWKAESGDEIALKVLRSKKEPIQSNPSPVFDSPASKVSELKLKQSQFRTDSSLAWKDKRRLLSISKMLQLQSEEAKRTDDPRKRNLDQMTWRVDSSGNVLYALKNGSMVKDNGDKIFFSVNDPAAAQVAHGFARMMFGRNVKVSGNEIGRSMKILNR, encoded by the coding sequence ATGATCAGTCGTAGAATTTCCTGTAAGCCTCAGAATGATAATTATCGGCGGTTGGCCGATTATATTGCCGATGCCAAGCACAAGGGCGAAAAGACCCTGATGTCGTGGTGTGCCGGTTGTTGGGCTGGCGAGGATTACGAGCTGGCTATTCAGGAAGTTCTCGACACTCAGGATTTGAATCAGCGCACTGGCAAGGAGAAGACCTATCACCTGATCGTTTCCTTTAGGCCGGAAGATGAGTATGTCCTCACGGAGAAGAATTTCAAGGAGATTGAGCAGGAGTTCTCCAAGGCCTTGGGTTTTGAAGAGCACCAGCGGCATTGTGGTGTCCACAAAAATACTAACAACATCCATATGCACATTGCATATAATATGATTCATCCGGAGAAGCTGACCCGCCACGAGCCTTACCGGGATTTCTACAAGCGGGATCGGCTGCACCGTGAGCTGGAGCTGAAGTTTGGCCTGAAGTTCGATAACGGCAGGAAGAAGGATCAGGAGCCGAAGCGCAGCAATGACCGGGCAGCTACTTATGAAGCTCACTCCGGCCAGCAGTCCTTTGATTCGTATGTGAAGGAACGCAAGGATTTTATATTAAAGTCTTTGGATAAAGCGCAGGATTGGCATCAATTCCATATGTCTCTTGCAGAGATCGGGATCGAAGTTCGTTTGCGCGGGAACGGTTGCAGCATCAAGGACCGCCATTCCAAGACGGCCATCAAAGCTAGCCGGCTTGATCGGAATTTTACTAAGTCCAAGCTTGAGGCGCAGCTCGGCCACTACCAGAATACCAATGGGATCGTGGTCAGCGAGAAGGATAGGTATGTCGCCCGACCGCTGCATAAGCATCAGGGTGAGCTTTATGCTGAATACCGTGCCGCTGTTACCGGCAGGAAAAAGGCTTACGAGGTTCTGCGTGAAGAGCAGGATGGTTGTTGGAAGCAGACCAGCTCTTATTGGGATGGCAAGATTAAGGCTCTTAAGAACGATAAAAAACTCAGGATTAAAGACCGCAGCCGTTTGATTGCTCTCGCTGCCGGCAGAAAGACAGAGGCTATCGAAGCTCTCAAAAAAGAAATGTCCGGAAAGCGCGCGGAGCTGCGTCAGCAGACCCCGTTTAACCGTTGGAATGATTTTTTGAAATGGAAGGCTGAGAGCGGTGATGAAATTGCCTTGAAGGTCCTACGGTCGAAGAAAGAGCCGATCCAAAGTAATCCCTCTCCTGTTTTTGATTCCCCGGCATCAAAAGTTTCTGAACTGAAGCTTAAGCAGAGTCAGTTCAGAACTGATTCAAGCTTGGCATGGAAGGATAAGCGCAGGCTGTTATCCATTTCCAAAATGCTCCAGTTGCAGTCCGAAGAGGCCAAGCGCACTGACGATCCCAGAAAACGTAATCTGGATCAAATGACTTGGCGCGTCGATTCGTCCGGAAACGTGCTTTACGCGTTGAAGAATGGTTCCATGGTCAAAGATAACGGCGATAAAATCTTCTTCAGCGTGAATGATCCAGCAGCCGCGCAGGTGGCGCATGGATTTGCGCGGATGATGTTTGGGCGCAATGTTAAGGTTTCGGGGAATGAGATTGGGCGCAGCATGAAAATTCTTAATCGATAG
- a CDS encoding Rha family transcriptional regulator, giving the protein MSKKDSKNSEVSTFIELVMEKNQPMASSLLVAELFEKRHDNVLQSINDLDVPDDFRRLNFQESSYINKQNKEQPSFNMTRDGFSLLAMGFTGQKAMEWKIKFLEAFNAMEARLTIPPAEGKLLYKKAKPEAVRAFEGVARYWCFLEGISWEQGKRQIEGVVRVPDLYEMDALAMESAWTYLRMCMRIVPPKMRGKDICSKEELSPVNGLLDYWAFCGQSSRDELLGSLCEDMCIDSLEYLPKSYVPHAVSIVWEGINNESGKRHAQQEASY; this is encoded by the coding sequence ATGAGTAAAAAAGATAGTAAGAACAGTGAAGTATCAACCTTTATTGAATTAGTTATGGAGAAAAATCAGCCGATGGCTTCTTCATTGCTGGTGGCAGAACTGTTTGAAAAACGCCATGATAACGTACTTCAATCAATAAATGATCTGGATGTACCCGATGATTTTCGACGCCTTAATTTTCAGGAGTCCTCTTATATAAATAAACAAAATAAAGAGCAGCCCTCATTCAACATGACTCGTGACGGCTTCTCGCTTCTTGCTATGGGGTTTACTGGCCAAAAGGCAATGGAGTGGAAAATCAAATTTCTTGAAGCATTCAATGCCATGGAAGCCAGGCTGACTATTCCGCCGGCGGAGGGAAAGCTTCTGTACAAGAAAGCAAAGCCGGAGGCTGTGAGGGCGTTTGAAGGTGTCGCCCGCTACTGGTGCTTTCTGGAAGGCATCAGCTGGGAACAGGGCAAACGGCAGATCGAAGGGGTGGTCCGGGTTCCAGATCTTTATGAAATGGATGCACTGGCCATGGAAAGTGCATGGACTTATCTCAGGATGTGTATGCGCATTGTTCCGCCTAAAATGCGCGGTAAGGACATCTGTTCGAAGGAGGAATTGTCACCGGTTAATGGCTTACTTGATTACTGGGCTTTTTGTGGCCAGTCGTCCCGTGACGAGCTTCTTGGTAGTTTATGTGAGGACATGTGCATTGATTCGCTGGAGTACTTGCCCAAATCGTATGTCCCTCATGCGGTTAGTATCGTTTGGGAAGGTATCAATAATGAGTCAGGTAAAAGACATGCCCAGCAAGAAGCAAGTTATTAA
- a CDS encoding conjugal transfer protein TraJ yields MSQVKDMPSKKQVIKTYVSAEEYKQIRETAQQCSLSLSSFAKAVCLGHEIKSRADQQARRELLKLNADQGRLGGLLKMWILDDDQHRTDVEALLEDLRRLQKEIVQKVRTI; encoded by the coding sequence ATGAGTCAGGTAAAAGACATGCCCAGCAAGAAGCAAGTTATTAAAACCTACGTTTCTGCCGAGGAGTACAAACAGATTAGAGAGACTGCGCAGCAGTGCAGTCTTTCGCTGTCTTCTTTTGCCAAGGCCGTTTGTCTGGGACATGAAATCAAGAGCCGTGCTGACCAGCAGGCCCGCCGGGAGTTACTAAAGCTCAATGCCGATCAGGGTCGTCTGGGCGGTCTGCTCAAGATGTGGATTCTTGACGATGACCAGCATCGCACAGATGTTGAAGCTTTGCTGGAAGACCTTCGTCGGCTTCAGAAAGAAATAGTTCAGAAGGTCCGAACCATATGA
- a CDS encoding XRE family transcriptional regulator, translated as MINQTKESAQVFTTESIPDHFVRRAWMEKNGLTNVALAKRFELTPARVSCIIRSGECPQKYIDILRDEYEMPEEILPARSVEKPGPKPKED; from the coding sequence ATGATTAACCAAACTAAAGAGTCTGCGCAAGTCTTTACTACAGAGTCTATTCCTGATCACTTCGTGCGCCGTGCTTGGATGGAAAAAAACGGACTTACCAATGTTGCGCTTGCCAAAAGATTTGAACTCACTCCAGCCAGGGTTTCCTGCATTATCCGCAGCGGTGAATGCCCGCAAAAATATATAGACATTTTACGGGATGAATACGAAATGCCCGAGGAAATTCTCCCAGCACGCAGTGTGGAAAAACCAGGCCCAAAACCAAAAGAAGACTAG
- a CDS encoding DNA sulfur modification protein DndB, which translates to MKNQGMYIPAVMGNFSNITYFSSVMPLTEIAKRVDYVQDIHFSNNLSEMIQRSLDEKRVKEICKYISDNDRDRFFNSLVLAVYNGSPKWYPANIESDILPDETKYAPSMVGILSFSGNESIIAIDGQHRLAGIKETLLANNVTDITVPVIFIAHDEDRSSLMRQRNRRLFTMLNKHAKPVNTFEIISLDEDEAPAIVTRMIVEEKNIVSEDLIAFDKSGKINNKSEYWDSNLITIEDLYYVVRELLTKVHPNKKTKNKFRTDPRPNDEQLNSYYDFAIKYFELVSNNFKSIAEIFNSTPENRKDIFSKYRSDHGGNVLFRPKGFVMLAKLVAMLKDLDLHERVALCKNIPLELTRPPYWGTLWKKEGGIQEGEEAKCRGMLLYLLAPELVSKARKQQLDKFYASIYGLDPADLVLPDSFQELYNDKEQYA; encoded by the coding sequence ATGAAAAATCAAGGAATGTATATACCAGCAGTCATGGGGAACTTTAGCAATATTACTTATTTTTCATCTGTTATGCCCTTAACAGAAATCGCTAAAAGAGTTGACTACGTTCAGGACATCCATTTTAGTAACAACTTGTCTGAAATGATCCAAAGATCCTTAGATGAAAAAAGAGTTAAAGAGATATGTAAATATATTTCGGATAATGACCGAGATCGTTTCTTCAACTCGCTTGTACTAGCTGTTTATAATGGATCGCCCAAATGGTATCCTGCGAATATTGAATCTGATATTTTACCAGATGAGACAAAATACGCACCTAGTATGGTCGGGATACTTTCATTTTCGGGTAATGAGTCGATAATAGCTATCGACGGACAACATCGTTTAGCTGGAATAAAAGAGACTCTTTTGGCAAACAATGTAACAGACATAACAGTTCCTGTAATTTTTATTGCCCATGACGAAGACAGAAGTAGCCTAATGCGGCAACGAAACCGTAGGCTTTTTACAATGTTGAATAAGCATGCAAAGCCAGTAAATACTTTTGAAATAATTTCACTGGATGAAGATGAAGCTCCAGCCATTGTAACTAGGATGATTGTAGAAGAGAAGAATATTGTATCAGAGGACTTGATCGCGTTTGATAAAAGTGGAAAAATTAACAACAAAAGTGAATATTGGGATTCAAATCTAATTACTATTGAAGATCTTTATTATGTTGTTCGTGAGCTTCTCACTAAAGTTCATCCGAACAAAAAAACAAAAAATAAGTTTAGAACTGACCCAAGGCCAAATGACGAGCAACTTAATAGTTACTATGATTTTGCGATAAAATATTTTGAGCTTGTTTCTAATAATTTTAAGTCAATAGCAGAAATATTTAATTCCACGCCAGAAAACAGAAAAGACATCTTTTCTAAATATAGAAGTGATCATGGAGGCAATGTATTATTTCGTCCAAAAGGTTTTGTTATGTTGGCAAAATTAGTAGCAATGCTTAAAGATTTAGACCTGCACGAAAGAGTCGCATTATGTAAAAATATTCCATTAGAACTTACTCGCCCCCCCTACTGGGGAACTCTCTGGAAAAAAGAAGGTGGGATACAAGAAGGAGAAGAAGCAAAATGCAGAGGGATGCTGTTATATCTACTTGCTCCAGAATTAGTATCTAAGGCACGCAAACAACAATTAGACAAATTCTACGCCAGTATATATGGACTCGATCCAGCTGATTTGGTTTTACCAGACTCTTTTCAAGAACTTTACAACGACAAAGAACAGTACGCTTAA
- the dndC gene encoding DNA phosphorothioation system sulfurtransferase DndC translates to MTKNDNHQYSAFQLDGMGYKKYLSFLYEEVRNLYQEDPHPWVIGYSGGKDSTAVLQLIWLALEDLPADERNKKIYIISTDTLVENPVVARWVRQSLNLINHHAQKQDMPFEANLLHPETTNSFWVNLIGRGYPRPWSKFRWCTDRLKIEPSNKFIEKVANQYGETILALGTRKYESAKRASNMRRHEKHRLRDRLSPNKHVDNCLIYTPIEDWTNDDVWAFLMDKDNPWGLSNSELLELYKDATEDRECPMIIELDEKTPSCGKSRFGCWTCTLVTRDSSLENMATNDKANEWLLPLIQYRNHLTVKDDKKMRDFRRMKGSVEFYKGKPIHGPYLQSQREIFLRQLLKTEKTMRQNAPMDFGDISLISIEELKEIRRIWLVEKHEIEDRLPVIYKDETGKTFPGTNLQHYHCFGEEELKLLEEICGPENRLSYEMIRELLDLMWEYQTKLRRAGLYDRMEQVIRKAFYDSKDDAVNFTKQYNKVRTVEEDKCS, encoded by the coding sequence ATGACTAAAAATGATAATCATCAATACTCAGCATTTCAGCTGGATGGTATGGGGTATAAAAAATACCTCTCATTCTTATATGAAGAGGTGAGGAATCTATACCAAGAAGATCCACATCCTTGGGTAATAGGATATAGTGGAGGAAAAGATTCTACAGCTGTTCTCCAATTGATTTGGCTTGCCCTCGAAGATTTACCTGCTGATGAACGTAATAAAAAAATTTATATAATTAGCACTGATACCCTTGTCGAGAATCCGGTTGTTGCACGTTGGGTCAGGCAGTCCTTAAATTTGATTAACCACCATGCCCAAAAGCAGGATATGCCTTTTGAGGCCAATCTTCTTCATCCTGAAACAACGAATAGTTTTTGGGTTAATTTGATTGGACGTGGCTACCCTCGTCCGTGGTCAAAATTTCGCTGGTGTACAGATCGTCTTAAAATTGAACCTTCCAACAAATTTATTGAAAAGGTTGCCAACCAATACGGCGAAACAATCCTAGCCCTAGGGACAAGAAAGTATGAAAGCGCAAAACGTGCAAGCAATATGCGCCGGCATGAAAAGCATCGCTTACGTGACCGTTTAAGCCCCAACAAGCACGTGGATAACTGCCTTATTTACACTCCAATTGAAGACTGGACCAATGATGATGTTTGGGCTTTTCTTATGGATAAAGACAACCCGTGGGGTTTAAGTAATTCCGAACTGCTTGAGTTATACAAAGACGCGACTGAAGACCGCGAATGCCCGATGATCATTGAGTTGGACGAAAAAACTCCAAGTTGTGGAAAAAGCCGTTTCGGCTGCTGGACGTGTACTTTGGTTACTCGCGACAGCTCACTTGAAAATATGGCGACAAACGATAAGGCAAATGAGTGGCTTTTGCCTTTAATCCAATATCGTAATCACCTTACGGTCAAAGATGACAAAAAAATGCGTGATTTCCGTAGGATGAAGGGTTCTGTAGAATTTTATAAAGGTAAGCCCATTCACGGCCCATATTTACAAAGCCAACGAGAAATATTTTTAAGACAACTGCTGAAAACAGAAAAAACTATGCGTCAAAATGCTCCTATGGATTTTGGTGACATAAGCCTGATATCCATTGAAGAGCTAAAGGAAATTCGTCGTATATGGCTCGTAGAAAAACACGAAATTGAGGACCGCCTTCCTGTCATTTATAAAGATGAAACAGGCAAAACTTTTCCGGGCACAAATCTCCAGCACTATCATTGTTTTGGAGAAGAAGAGCTTAAACTTCTCGAAGAAATATGTGGCCCGGAAAATAGACTGAGCTACGAAATGATACGCGAACTGCTCGATTTGATGTGGGAATACCAGACAAAGCTCAGGCGCGCAGGACTATACGACAGGATGGAACAGGTGATCCGCAAAGCATTCTATGACAGTAAAGATGATGCCGTTAACTTCACCAAACAATATAATAAAGTACGTACAGTTGAGGAAGATAAATGCTCTTAG
- the dndE gene encoding DNA sulfur modification protein DndE, producing MIEHVRLSQRAKDQLAVVKRHTGITNWNVLCRWAFCLSLAEPTKPRDEDIPSDSSVEMTWKTFGGEHHEVYMALLKQRCVVDGIPVVQGWLQKTLKQHIQRGVGYLYKTAKKGAGICVFPDITASDEGVEDNSIS from the coding sequence ATGATTGAACACGTAAGACTATCGCAAAGAGCAAAAGATCAACTTGCCGTAGTGAAACGACATACAGGGATTACCAATTGGAACGTTCTGTGTCGCTGGGCATTCTGCCTGTCTCTAGCTGAGCCAACAAAGCCAAGAGACGAAGATATTCCCAGTGATAGTTCTGTTGAAATGACTTGGAAAACTTTTGGCGGTGAACACCATGAGGTCTATATGGCTTTGTTGAAACAGCGGTGTGTTGTTGACGGTATTCCTGTGGTTCAGGGTTGGTTACAGAAAACGCTAAAGCAACATATTCAAAGAGGAGTTGGATACTTATATAAAACTGCTAAAAAAGGTGCAGGTATATGCGTCTTCCCTGATATTACCGCCTCGGATGAAGGCGTGGAGGACAACAGTATCAGTTAA
- a CDS encoding ATP-binding protein, which produces MSVTASPIPVQINASRVCQAISKIGYSPVSAIKDIIDNAVTASASSVLVVLELAEGKQTSNRNSVGKFSIIDNGCGMSDDEVVSAFELGSGSYGGYAPNSLSKYGLGLKSAGLSLGDRITVLSRKDGKFTDKYYLDYDQLEIYDEYMIFSEPLTENEELEFSNLIDSKSGTVVTIDKCTYERQKSMNSILSDLKRELGVVYEGFLTKAKNPLGITIRQVASEVEDYSVKPFDILFFNEAMSEYDSEDYDGVRPCKVLDEEIELAGVNSKIKIEAVAFPKDGMKVNPSLSPAERALVKSYKVSRANMGFFIYRNGRLVRWGDRLRCINNKFIISKDAYGLRIKLSINSEHDDSLHVDVSKQRISVPEDLEKSLRIMLREPKAIAREIFDKCEELLKATIEDEKDGAAFSFLSQDLSEEDPEFALSPPDKKMVDRRKEKLTEAVESTEGEEDEVAFEDEKVFRKVRYSSKVKGNQLYEIGFNTDEGTFIRVNENHYFNFVVLSQLKSNSSAKQILEAMMFCRGVAESLTYRHFADVDDDVMEKVLKKLNTLYSSHLDQWCQLNPTICDDLD; this is translated from the coding sequence ATGTCAGTTACAGCCAGCCCTATTCCTGTTCAAATTAATGCTTCAAGAGTTTGTCAGGCGATTTCAAAAATTGGTTATTCCCCTGTCTCAGCAATAAAAGATATCATCGATAATGCTGTAACTGCCTCCGCCTCTAGTGTACTTGTTGTTCTTGAGTTAGCAGAAGGTAAACAAACGTCTAATAGGAACAGTGTTGGTAAATTTTCCATTATTGATAATGGTTGTGGGATGTCAGATGATGAAGTTGTGTCTGCTTTTGAGTTGGGTTCCGGGTCGTATGGAGGATATGCCCCTAATAGTTTGTCTAAGTATGGTTTAGGGCTGAAATCGGCTGGTCTATCGTTAGGAGATCGTATTACCGTGTTAAGCCGGAAAGATGGCAAATTTACGGACAAATATTATTTAGATTATGATCAGCTGGAAATTTATGATGAATACATGATTTTTTCAGAACCCCTTACTGAGAATGAAGAATTAGAGTTTTCAAACTTGATTGATTCGAAATCTGGAACAGTTGTTACTATAGATAAATGCACATATGAACGTCAGAAATCGATGAATAGTATTCTTAGTGATCTTAAACGTGAACTAGGTGTTGTGTATGAAGGCTTTTTGACCAAAGCAAAAAATCCTTTGGGTATAACAATTCGTCAAGTTGCCTCAGAAGTTGAAGATTATTCTGTTAAGCCTTTTGATATTCTTTTTTTCAATGAAGCTATGTCTGAATATGACTCTGAGGATTATGATGGAGTACGTCCTTGCAAGGTTTTAGATGAAGAAATTGAGTTGGCTGGTGTTAATTCAAAAATCAAGATTGAAGCAGTAGCTTTCCCAAAAGACGGAATGAAGGTAAATCCAAGTCTTTCTCCCGCTGAACGTGCGCTAGTTAAGTCCTATAAAGTTTCTAGAGCTAATATGGGTTTTTTTATATATAGAAATGGGAGACTCGTGCGCTGGGGAGACAGATTAAGGTGTATAAATAATAAGTTTATTATTTCAAAAGATGCCTATGGCTTGCGAATAAAATTATCTATCAATAGTGAGCATGACGATTCCTTGCATGTGGATGTTTCAAAACAACGTATTTCTGTTCCAGAGGATTTAGAAAAATCCTTAAGAATTATGCTGCGTGAACCCAAAGCCATAGCAAGAGAAATTTTCGATAAATGTGAAGAGTTACTTAAAGCAACGATTGAAGATGAAAAAGATGGGGCTGCATTTAGTTTTTTAAGTCAGGATCTTAGTGAGGAAGATCCTGAATTTGCTTTGTCTCCACCGGATAAAAAAATGGTTGATAGACGAAAAGAGAAGTTAACGGAAGCAGTTGAAAGCACTGAGGGGGAAGAGGATGAGGTTGCGTTTGAAGATGAAAAGGTTTTCAGGAAAGTTAGATACTCTAGTAAGGTAAAAGGAAATCAACTGTATGAGATTGGTTTTAATACTGATGAGGGCACTTTTATCAGGGTAAATGAAAATCATTATTTTAATTTTGTTGTTCTTTCTCAACTGAAGTCAAATAGTTCAGCAAAACAAATTCTTGAAGCGATGATGTTTTGCCGGGGCGTTGCTGAAAGTTTGACATATAGGCATTTTGCTGATGTTGATGATGATGTTATGGAAAAGGTTTTGAAGAAACTTAATACCTTGTACTCGTCCCATTTAGATCAATGGTGTCAGCTAAACCCAACAATTTGTGATGATTTAGATTAG
- the dndD gene encoding DNA sulfur modification protein DndD: MLLGELILENFSVYGEVQHLDLSPKDSSHPIVLVGGLNGAGKTSLLTAIRLVLFGKRLVHLDPKITSYSALLKKLINDQSIGESRVSLSFATYSQGVKDTYKVTRSWKETSGGRVAEKFVAHKNGKHDSVISSTWEEFIDSFIPVSIANLFFFDGEAVADMASKEGAQLLLKTGVEALLGINLLNRLQDDLSSLIYKKSQETADSEVKERLETLESLLKQQQIELNGLKAEKKAVEKTLAAKEKELAKAEGEFKASGAELFIHRKGIEEDLGCAQQELEAISAELRERAAGTLPLALIGDLIADTQKQEKCEQAAIKAKAVLEVLEDRDQTFLGVVSEKAPCAYDELSKLLKADRSSRSETAATEIILDMSEDGSITLQHLPQIIAHEQKQAASLKNKYEQWNEKKESLERKLSMIPPEESVAESIRKRDEAKHALSKAIDQQTSIERKIAELEGSHKFKKAEKKRLLEKQAIEDAEQLVHDRVIKYAGIARNRVGEFGDAVLNKSVSHLEGLILESTNLLLRKKGFITSVKINTDDYELVLRGQNDRHIPLTSLSAGERQLVIISILWGLGRASGRPLPIIVDTPLGRLDSVHRNLLVEYYFPNVSHQTILLSTDTEIVGEAKEKLSEFIGASYTLQHDIKRHRTQITNGYFS, translated from the coding sequence ATGCTCTTAGGCGAACTCATTCTCGAAAACTTTAGCGTATACGGAGAAGTTCAACATTTGGATTTAAGTCCAAAGGACAGCTCTCACCCTATTGTCTTGGTCGGAGGTTTAAATGGTGCAGGTAAAACAAGTCTGCTTACTGCCATCAGGCTTGTTTTGTTTGGCAAGAGACTCGTTCATCTTGACCCCAAAATTACATCATACTCAGCTTTGTTAAAAAAACTGATCAATGACCAGTCCATTGGAGAAAGCCGTGTTAGCTTGTCATTTGCGACGTACTCTCAAGGGGTAAAAGACACTTATAAAGTGACCCGAAGCTGGAAAGAAACATCTGGCGGTAGGGTTGCTGAAAAATTTGTCGCACACAAAAATGGGAAGCATGATTCTGTTATATCATCTACGTGGGAAGAATTCATTGACTCATTTATACCTGTAAGCATTGCAAATTTATTCTTTTTTGACGGTGAAGCCGTAGCAGATATGGCAAGTAAAGAAGGAGCTCAGCTACTTCTTAAGACAGGAGTTGAAGCTTTGCTTGGAATCAACCTCCTTAACCGGCTGCAAGATGACCTCTCCTCACTCATCTATAAGAAATCCCAAGAAACAGCAGATTCTGAAGTCAAAGAAAGGCTGGAGACTCTAGAAAGCTTATTAAAACAACAGCAAATCGAACTAAACGGTCTAAAAGCAGAAAAGAAAGCTGTTGAAAAAACACTGGCTGCAAAAGAAAAAGAGCTTGCCAAGGCTGAGGGAGAATTTAAAGCAAGCGGAGCGGAACTTTTCATCCACAGAAAAGGTATTGAAGAGGATTTAGGGTGCGCGCAGCAAGAGCTTGAAGCGATCTCAGCAGAACTTAGAGAGCGAGCAGCCGGCACTCTTCCTTTGGCCTTGATCGGTGATTTGATTGCTGACACTCAGAAACAGGAGAAATGTGAACAGGCTGCGATTAAAGCAAAAGCAGTGCTTGAGGTGCTCGAAGATCGAGACCAAACGTTTTTAGGAGTTGTTAGTGAAAAGGCACCCTGCGCATATGATGAGCTTTCAAAACTTTTGAAGGCTGATCGTTCGAGCCGAAGCGAGACTGCTGCAACAGAAATAATATTAGATATGTCTGAAGACGGAAGCATTACTCTTCAGCATCTTCCTCAGATTATTGCTCATGAGCAAAAGCAGGCAGCTTCGCTCAAGAACAAATATGAGCAGTGGAATGAAAAGAAGGAATCTTTAGAACGAAAACTTTCTATGATTCCCCCAGAGGAAAGTGTGGCTGAATCAATTAGGAAAAGAGACGAAGCAAAGCATGCATTAAGTAAAGCAATCGATCAGCAGACAAGTATTGAACGAAAAATTGCAGAGCTTGAAGGATCACATAAATTTAAAAAGGCTGAAAAAAAACGGTTACTAGAAAAGCAAGCTATAGAGGACGCAGAGCAGCTTGTTCATGACAGAGTCATCAAATATGCTGGAATTGCTCGTAATCGGGTAGGAGAATTTGGCGACGCTGTATTAAATAAGTCCGTCTCTCACCTTGAAGGGCTCATATTGGAGAGTACAAATCTCCTTTTAAGAAAAAAGGGATTCATTACCTCGGTAAAAATCAATACAGATGACTATGAACTGGTTTTACGGGGACAGAATGATAGACATATTCCACTAACATCTCTTTCTGCCGGGGAACGGCAGTTGGTCATTATCTCTATTCTTTGGGGACTTGGTAGGGCGTCAGGTCGACCCCTGCCTATCATTGTTGATACTCCCCTTGGACGTCTTGATTCGGTCCATAGGAATCTTTTAGTTGAATACTACTTTCCAAATGTCAGCCACCAGACAATTCTGCTTTCTACTGACACTGAAATCGTTGGCGAAGCGAAAGAAAAACTCTCGGAATTTATTGGTGCAAGTTACACATTACAGCACGATATTAAGCGACACAGAACTCAAATAACCAACGGATATTTCAGCTAA
- a CDS encoding DUF6694 family lipoprotein, whose protein sequence is MWKICITAFVVCLLVGWGSVVLDTSSESTFEASVTALTKDMSAEDKDQLRKSFALILSNGEIKRLGSDIRLSEVYALAQQQETYGDPFFLKRLKKLDGLTVSQINDRADAILKEKQELERVSG, encoded by the coding sequence ATGTGGAAAATATGTATCACTGCGTTTGTCGTTTGTCTCTTAGTCGGCTGGGGAAGTGTCGTTCTAGACACATCCTCCGAGTCGACTTTTGAAGCTTCGGTCACGGCTTTAACAAAAGACATGAGTGCTGAAGATAAGGACCAGCTCAGGAAATCATTTGCGCTGATACTATCAAATGGAGAGATAAAACGTCTTGGCTCGGATATCCGCCTGTCAGAAGTTTATGCGCTGGCCCAGCAGCAGGAAACCTATGGCGATCCTTTCTTTCTGAAGAGGCTTAAAAAACTTGATGGATTAACCGTCAGCCAAATCAATGATCGCGCTGACGCTATCCTGAAAGAAAAGCAAGAGCTGGAGCGAGTCAGCGGGTAG